A region of the Echeneis naucrates chromosome 15, fEcheNa1.1, whole genome shotgun sequence genome:
AAGAATTAATCATACCATTAAACAGGCTGTGGACATCTTTTATTCATTGAAcataacaaagaaaataattgtgACAATGTAGGGAACTTCCTGTGACTGATCTTTGGCTTCCCAGCCAACACATCATCTTAGCCTGTGCATTTGGAACTATTTAAGGCTCCAGTAATTTCCCGGGCTCAGCTCTTACATTATCCGTGCCTGACTCCCCACCCCCTGCCCCATATTGACATTCCATAAAGTTGACCCTGGCCAAGGCAGCCATCTCTTTCCCACAGATCACTGTGGTAGTTAGCAGTGTTGGTATATTGTTTAAATGTGTCACTTTTTAAGCCATTTGATCTTTATTAGTACAGCTGGGCATTTTTACATGTTGAGTAAACATTTATTagcatgaaaaaaatcaaatccaGTTTTTAAAAGAATATTCATGAACTATTTATTCTAATTATCTTGAGAACCTAAATATAGAAAGCCTGAGAACCACCTTCTCGTTCGTAATAAATACCACAGATTCACTTTATCTCTGTTTTCAAGGATTATTCATTTGCTCATTCAAAATCACTGGTAGTCTTTATTAACATGTCATTATCCCCTCTTTCACTCCATCTCTTCCttggtttcttttccttttgctctctttccctcccctcttctctttCACAACCCCTTTGCTTTCCTTCTTTCCAATAAGTCACATTTAATAGTACATTTCCTTTCTTGGCCTGGGGCCTGGTGCCAGACCAGCTGTATGAAATGTAGTTTCACCGCTTTCCCTGCCAGCACTTTTGTtcagaggaaaaataacaaaaaaatcccacagAGCCTCTTGAACTCtctgaggctttttttttcccttccttttgAAGAGGAGGCAAAACAGCTCTtgattcattgtttgttttaccGCCATGTCCCTTAAAAGGAATAGTGCAACCGTCTCTTGTCGTTTCACGAGAAGACcttattttttctcatgactGAGAAAGTCATGTTTCTGTCTGGCTTTTATGGATTGTTATTGTAAGAAAAACTGACAGGAACGGGAGAGATTTTCAGAGGCGCTCATTGAAGTTAGAGTGTTGTAGTTTTTCAGTTGTCTTGGTTTCCTCTTCAACAGCGTTTCTTATTTCTGGTCTAATGccaatttccattttcttttctgagcAATAAAAGTCTAAAAGTTTCCCTTGCTGGTTTCTACATGTCATTATTTTACACATGGGTATTGTTATGTTATCCAGATCTTAATGTTCCCATTAGTTATGACATCAGATACGGAAAATTGACTTGGGAAATAATCAGGAGAGAAATAACAGAAGTCAAAAAtagttgaatattttttttctacagaatGTGCTTTGTCACTTAGTATGAATTTAATTAAGTTGGAACACGTGGACGTATCCTGCCTTTAATCTTGTCAACCGGATAGCGTGTAACAAAAATTTTTACTGTTACcatctaaaatattttattactaAAACCACTTAAAAAGATGCTCTTATTATTCATTTTGGTGGATTAAATTAGATATCATGTGCAATGAGGTtctttcagtttgatttcaaTTCTTCCAGACATTTCCCCCTTTTCATTCTCAGACATATTAGTTTTACACAACcatgagcacacacatgcacgttcTCTCTCAAGGTTAAACTAATACATAATGTGATCTGTCTCAGCAGGAGATAACTGGTTTTTCACATTctgtccccctctctctctctctctctcacacacacacacacacacacccatctgAACCTGGATTTCCTCTAACCTAGCTTAATTACAATAGGATTTTTACTGCTTGCCAGGTATTAAAACAAGGGGATTTTAAAGCACCATATTTGATACACTGCATGCCTGTGgcaaagctgcagctcattcggtttttggctttaaaaaacaaaatacttttgtggtttattgtactttcattttgactttttgttaTGGTTTTCTCCTACCCAACGGAAGGGTGTTATTTGTATGAACTTCATAGGTTAGTAGTTGTTCCGCAAGCGTGACATGACATAACATGATCATACTATAGACTTATCTGCATTCCTGTGTCTGCATTCTTCTCAGACTCCTCCTTCCTTACGAGAGGCACATTAAAGGTGAACAGGACAAACCCCTCCCCTTGGCCAAACCCAGGAAGCAGGAAGCCAGCCAAGAGAAGCCCCCAGGAGCCAAAGCCAAAGGAGTAGGGGCGAAGAAATTGAAAGTTCCGAACAATTCAAAGCTGGGGAgtaaaaaggagagaggggaggcaGTGAAGGGCCAAGAACAATCACAGGTCAGTCACAACTGCTGCCTCATCAAGATTCCTTCTTGCTCTAAAGTCAGtctctttgctttttcattGATCCCTTACCCCTTCACTTTGAATTCCAATTGTCTTCTAAATTTTCATATAAGAAGATAATATTGACTGTGAATGTTCTAACATTTTTTATGTAGGACTCCAAAGGGAATGAGGAGACCCATGAGCTGTCCACATCTGTAAAACAGGAAGCATCTCTGAGAGAAGAACCAATTATAATAGAGGAGGAAGAGTTACATCTCATCCTGAAGAAAGAGGAGTCCTTGGCAGTTGAGCAGCTGTCCTCACTGGGCCCCAAAGAGCCAGACTACAGAACCCCTCATACTGGCCTACCCCTCAACACGGGGCCAGGTCCCCAGCCCGAATGGAGGCAAATCACTGAGGCCATCCAAGCAAAACTAACCGGTGAACAGCAAACTGATGGACATTTCATTCCTAAAAACGCCTACATGCCTCACCGTTGGGATCAGAACAAATCTGTGGGACATGTTGCTCTGCCCGAGTCCTCCTCCAGAGTCAAAGACTCCATAGAAAGTCATGGTGGGAGAGTGGGGAAGGTGTTACCGATGTgcaagcaggcagacagacagtgcATAGACTTGAGCACAGATTCCTTCCCCGAGAAAGAAGACTATGGGGTCATTAAGAAGGAGTCTTCCCAAGGCCCTGCACAGACGGCTGCCTACTGTAAAGCCAGTCAGGGAGTCATGTCGCCTTTGGCCAAAAAGAAACTCCTCTCGCAAGTGTGCGAGTCCAACCCATACTCTTTTACTTCTTCTCTTCAGCCTCCGCCTTCCACAGCTGCCTCCTCACTCCCTGTCATATCAGTGGTggaaagggagaaggagaagagaaagggTGAGGAGGAGTTGGGAGGACAGAGGCACGGGTGTGTGTCAGACAGCATCCCAGAGGTAGCCCCCATTTTCAGGCCATCAGTCATTCAGCACGCCCAGAGCAGCAAGCCTCACCAACAAGCTACCAGTGGCCCATCAGACAGGAGCGCTGCCGGGGAGCTTTCAGAGACTTACAGCTGCCGGACGAGCCATAACCTTCAGCCTCAAGTCAATCCACCGTGGCAGCCCTATCTCCCCCGAAACCACGGTCCTGACAGTGTGGAGAAGGCTGGGGAAAAGCTTCTCCAAGGCCCAGCTGCTCCACCGAGGAGCTATGCAAGTGACTGCTACTCTTCCCCCCACCTCCACAGTCTGTACAGGCAAACCGAAAACTGCCTGAGCCAGGAGAGAATGCCAAGCTTTGCCAACGGAGAGCGGAGAGAGCACTACACTAGGGACCGTGAGGGCAGCCAGAGCTTTGTCTGTGGTGGTCTGGAGCAAGAGGGCTTGGCCTACAGATCTCACTACAGTGACAGGACTCAAACACATGGCGAGAGCAGAGAGGCAGATGATGAGCCCAGAGACTTCACAATTTCTAAACCTCTCTCTCAGAGGGTGTCCTCCTTCTCCAAGCCTGCCTTCTGCAATCTACCTTATCCCATCATGCACCAGGGTTTGGAGTCCCACCCCAAGGCGTGCAGAGTTCCCCCAATGACCATCTCTCCTCCCAAACAGAGCTCAGCAGAGTCATCGCAGCCTTTTCCCAGCCCCAAGGCGTCAAGTGAGTCGTCACTTACCGTTCCAATTCGACCAAGCAAGCGGAGCCTAGTGGAGTCCGATCACGAAGAAGTTCCAGAAAGGAAAGTTCGAGTCGTTACACCGATCCATCCTGCTGGTTCAATCCGACGCAGTGACCCGGAAGAACTGAAACCAGCCGAGCCAGCTCATGCCGTTCACCTCAACAACCACCTCCCTGAGGGCCACCCTACAACTACCTTCCCCCCACCCCATGCTGCACACCTCTACACTGGCATGTACTCGCCTGGTAGCCTGGTCTCACCAGCAGCTCAGGATAGCCTCCAGCAGCACCCAAGCCTGCAATACCTGAAGAGCCAGTCAGCAGTTTCTCCCCTTGTACCCCCGTTAGCCTTCCACCCCATGATGCTCCACAGGCAGCTGCTGGCCTCCAGCCCCAGCCCGCACCATTTCTACAGGCATCCAGGTGGGGCAGCGCTCTATGGGGACCTGTTGCACCACCTGTACCCTCTCTCCACCCTACCACCACCTCAGCTGTCCTCGGTACACCCCAGCACCAGACtgtgagggagaggggagaagctgcttctccctctctttccctaTTCGCATAAACTTTTTTAGCTTGTCTCTGTTATTCTGTCTCTTTGCTCGGGGATTTGTGGCTCAGTCGAAGGAAAACACTGATTATAAAACTTTGACTGATTACAAACTGATAAACTCATCAGTCAGGCAGACTGAaaattccattttctttttttttttgttgtatgcATTTGTTTATACTTTGcactgtttcttattttttcatcaCCACTTACTgtatcttttttgttgttgtatccTTATTTGCACACACGTGTATGTGCTCACAAATCAGTTTGTCACTCTCAGTCACTATGAGTCAGGGTGTTGCTCTGGTTGTGGGAAAAGTGGAGGGCAACAGAGAAAAGCCATTTGTTTACTGCGTGTGAGGGCTAAACTTTGTTGCTTAAAAACACTACAAGTGACATGACAACGTAAATGCAATTCTTTATATAACTAGATGTGCGTTCACCATGGCAAATGATGCTCAACTGCTTAGTGCATTAATACTCTTTTGGTGCCCAGTGGTGTTCTATCTGTTTACGTGTCTCCATGTAAACAGGACTCCTTGGAATAGGCACTTACACTTGCTGGCGTGTTTCACAACATGAATTAGTTTGATCATAACATTCAGAGGTGCTGTGTATGAGAGATGTACTGTAGACTCACTTTTACTTACTTCAggtctttgttgtgtgtttcagttcagaTACAGCATGAGCAGTTGTCACATTGACAAATCATTAGTTCTAAATTGAAAGAAATTTGACCCCCAAACCCCTTGTGATGAGTAGGACCGTAGCAGCTTGTGTTTATCCTTAGGACCAGTG
Encoded here:
- the arid5b gene encoding AT-rich interactive domain-containing protein 5B, with the protein product MEPNSLKWVGSSCGLHGPYIFYKAFKFNRDGKPRILSLGDFFFVRCKPEDPICIAELQLLWEERTSKQLLSSSKLYFLPEDTPQGRTVTHGEHEVIAVSEKVIVRLEDLVKWTVPDFSGWAHGLKAEPLKPSVLRELGTNGRREALHRYRESTLTSGLNFKDVQRERAQLGQEEDGRKVLVLSYPQYCRYRSVLARLREQPSSLLIDHTVLALGGIAALGGSTRILYCRDTFDHPALLQNESICDEFAPNLKGRPRKKKLSISQRRDSQGHAQGQGSSGSTQGTAAVAAQDLCSPESKPTTKVKPNCKMVPNGKITPTAKHKANSLSKKSSAEDKERGKDKDKEKEKEERNEREEKKEEETSEESRAEEQAFLVALYKYMKDRDTPIERIPFLGFKQINLWTMFQAAQKLGGYELITVRRQWKHVYDELGGNPSSTSAATCTRRHYERLLLPYERHIKGEQDKPLPLAKPRKQEASQEKPPGAKAKGVGAKKLKVPNNSKLGSKKERGEAVKGQEQSQDSKGNEETHELSTSVKQEASLREEPIIIEEEELHLILKKEESLAVEQLSSLGPKEPDYRTPHTGLPLNTGPGPQPEWRQITEAIQAKLTGEQQTDGHFIPKNAYMPHRWDQNKSVGHVALPESSSRVKDSIESHGGRVGKVLPMCKQADRQCIDLSTDSFPEKEDYGVIKKESSQGPAQTAAYCKASQGVMSPLAKKKLLSQVCESNPYSFTSSLQPPPSTAASSLPVISVVEREKEKRKGEEELGGQRHGCVSDSIPEVAPIFRPSVIQHAQSSKPHQQATSGPSDRSAAGELSETYSCRTSHNLQPQVNPPWQPYLPRNHGPDSVEKAGEKLLQGPAAPPRSYASDCYSSPHLHSLYRQTENCLSQERMPSFANGERREHYTRDREGSQSFVCGGLEQEGLAYRSHYSDRTQTHGESREADDEPRDFTISKPLSQRVSSFSKPAFCNLPYPIMHQGLESHPKACRVPPMTISPPKQSSAESSQPFPSPKASSESSLTVPIRPSKRSLVESDHEEVPERKVRVVTPIHPAGSIRRSDPEELKPAEPAHAVHLNNHLPEGHPTTTFPPPHAAHLYTGMYSPGSLVSPAAQDSLQQHPSLQYLKSQSAVSPLVPPLAFHPMMLHRQLLASSPSPHHFYRHPGGAALYGDLLHHLYPLSTLPPPQLSSVHPSTRL